The Schistocerca gregaria isolate iqSchGreg1 chromosome 1, iqSchGreg1.2, whole genome shotgun sequence genome includes a window with the following:
- the LOC126355066 gene encoding alpha-ketoglutarate-dependent dioxygenase alkB homolog 4-like isoform X2, protein MKGCKSYIYCAFCNKAWEGPCMKDYKTHSAHEGDAIEFPGIYIQLDFLTPEEEAILINGIDEMPWDLSQSGRRKQNFGPKCNFKKKRLQLSEFNGFPEFTKFVQERFETVPLLSGYRTIEQCSLEYDPIRGAAIDPHIDDCWIWGERIVTVNLLSDSMLTFTKYRGDIKRYNLSCAFEYRPVVLGPLDCCEQEDCVVRVPMPRRSLLVIYGPARYGWEHCVLREDISERRVCIAYREFTPPYLKGGQHEEKGSEILNAAYNFWDHRIMSQES, encoded by the exons ATGAAG ggcTGCAAAAGCTACATATACTGTGCTTTCTGTAACAAAGCATGGGAAGGCCCATGTATGAAAGACTACAAAACTCATTCAGCCCATGAAGGAGATGCTATTGAATTCCCAGGAATATATATACAG CTTGATTTCTTGACACCAGAAGAAGAAGCAATTTTAATTAATGGCATTGATGAAATGCCTTGGGATTTATCTCAGAGTGGCCGTAGAAAGCAG aattttgGACCAAAGTGTAATTTTAAGAAGAAGCGTCTGCAGTTGAGTGAGTTTAATGGTTTCCCAGAATTCACAAAGTTTGTGCAAGAGCGTTTTGAGACTGTACCATTATTATCAGGGTATAGAACAATTGAACAGTGCTCCTTGGAATATGATCCAATACGTGGTGCAGCAATTGATCCTCATATTGATGACTGCTGGATATGGGGTGAGCGTATTGTTACTGTTAATCTTCTGTCAGACAGTATGTTGACATTTACAAAATACAGAGGAGATATTAAGCGATATAATTTGAGCTGCGCATTTGAGTATCGTCCAGTTGTCCTTGGTCCTCTAGACTGTTGTGAACAAGAAGATTGTGTAGTTCGTGTACCCATGCCAAGGCGATCTCTCTTGGTGATTTATGGTCCAGCACGGTATGGTTGGGAACACTGTGTTTTACGTGAAGACATTTCAGAAAGAAGGGTGTGTATTGCTTATCGGGAGTTCACTCCACCATATCTTAAAGGTGGGCAACATGAAGAGAAGGGAAGTGAAATTTTGAATGCTGCCTACAATTTTTGGGACCATAGGATAATGTCACAGGAATCATGA